In the genome of Streptomyces globosus, one region contains:
- a CDS encoding DUF4192 domain-containing protein, protein MTNDHASRTPSHEPPSRPPGDPAPPRVTLRSPGELADALPYMLGFHPTDSLVMVAVHGEGGRFGGRLRLGIPPVPAEWEDTARQVAECLVHGSERRAGRPDGIILFLCQDPEPGDSGRRVVDRLRPLAQRIRLACGALEVPVLEAVCISGGRYWSYCCPDERCCPAEGLPLAAPGTSVAAAAATFAGLRIRGSLRELEAGLSPLRGPLALEMEQALDRAAAALVPKILDGATREQVGAETVTLARTLLRRLSLAPPAEGGPCADDWDDALLGHDEAASVILGLQDRETRDIAAEWMEDDESAAALRLWRALARRCVGAYGEHAAAPLTLAGWLSWSAGDEPTARIALGLALRADADYRFAQLLHHACNEGIDPEGLRACLRAERRRRNPRRTAAADTTRPPGRRTHTHRRRKGTDR, encoded by the coding sequence ATGACGAACGACCACGCATCCCGCACCCCGTCCCACGAGCCGCCCTCCCGCCCGCCGGGAGACCCGGCCCCGCCGCGGGTCACCCTGCGCAGCCCGGGCGAACTCGCCGACGCCCTGCCGTACATGCTGGGCTTCCACCCCACCGACTCCCTGGTGATGGTCGCCGTGCACGGCGAGGGCGGCCGCTTCGGCGGCCGGCTCCGGCTCGGCATCCCCCCGGTGCCGGCCGAGTGGGAGGACACGGCTCGGCAGGTCGCCGAATGCCTGGTCCACGGCAGCGAGCGGCGCGCCGGCCGGCCCGACGGCATCATCCTGTTCCTCTGCCAGGACCCGGAGCCCGGAGACAGCGGCCGGCGGGTCGTGGACCGGCTGCGGCCCCTGGCCCAGCGGATCCGGCTGGCCTGCGGGGCACTTGAGGTGCCCGTCCTCGAAGCGGTGTGCATCTCGGGCGGCCGGTACTGGTCCTACTGCTGCCCCGACGAGCGCTGCTGCCCGGCCGAGGGCCTGCCCCTCGCCGCCCCGGGCACCTCCGTGGCAGCGGCGGCCGCCACTTTCGCCGGACTGCGGATCCGCGGCTCCCTGCGCGAGTTGGAGGCCGGGCTGTCCCCGCTTCGCGGCCCCCTGGCCCTGGAGATGGAACAGGCCCTCGACCGGGCCGCAGCCGCCCTCGTGCCGAAGATCCTGGACGGGGCCACCCGCGAGCAGGTCGGCGCCGAGACCGTCACCCTGGCCCGCACCCTCCTGCGGCGCCTCTCCCTGGCCCCGCCGGCCGAGGGAGGCCCCTGCGCGGACGACTGGGACGACGCCCTCCTCGGCCACGACGAGGCCGCCTCCGTCATCCTCGGCCTCCAGGACCGGGAGACCAGGGACATCGCGGCCGAGTGGATGGAGGACGACGAATCGGCGGCCGCCCTGCGCCTGTGGCGTGCCCTCGCCAGGCGCTGCGTCGGCGCCTACGGCGAGCACGCGGCGGCCCCGCTCACCCTCGCGGGCTGGCTCTCCTGGTCCGCCGGCGACGAGCCGACGGCCCGGATCGCCCTCGGCCTCGCCCTCCGCGCCGACGCCGACTACCGCTTCGCCCAACTCCTCCACCACGCCTGCAACGAGGGCATCGACCCGGAGGGCCTGCGGGCCTGCCTGCGCGCCGAACGCAGGCGCAGGAACCCCCGCCGCACCGCGGCGGCCGACACCACCCGCCCGCCCGGCCGCCGCACCCACACCCACCGCCGCCGGAAGGGAACAGACCGATGA
- a CDS encoding ATP-binding cassette domain-containing protein, with the protein MLQAIGLTSRPRRHLPPLVDDLTFEARPGAVTALLGDQGSGKTTALRLMLELEPGKGVTYFRGRPLHRIPHPSREVGVLLGDIPGNPARTVRGQLRMLCAAAGVPASRADAVLEVVGIAGLRDERLGSLSLGLDRRVALAAALLADPCTLLLDEPCAGLSPRDRGWMHTLLRGHAALGGAVLFTTGDAKEAARSADRVVSIDRGRLVADQDAPEFARTRLRPRVAVRTPHAARLADVLNREARAGQRPVEIVEEAGNRLAVYGSSCAEVGEAAFRHGVLVHQIADETGDTREPAAAVPAARTGSDGGDAAAAPAAQAPGPATGAAGAAGAGRPAPAAAGSWPGADGRPASAVRRVGGPLRPLRYELLRVFGTAAPALTAATAVCVSAVLAVLLARTGHSSQHRVLAGWPELLPLPPAALGAGLLGALAFGEEYRYPALAADRGTVPRRLGLLAAKLGVGAALALGLGALAVAADAAAVHLVFGGGPLRTPEHWAVPAASWAGLLVGCTWAGVLASGVFRSATAGMAAVLAVPVGVVPLLREVLHGPSAYPVAGLAARLRSLALAQWPPEADRMVTGVLRVIAQPVGAALALSLMVLLCAYGFTGLRSRVRW; encoded by the coding sequence ATGCTCCAGGCCATCGGACTCACCAGCCGCCCCCGTCGACACCTCCCGCCGCTCGTCGACGACCTCACCTTCGAGGCCCGCCCCGGCGCCGTCACCGCTCTCCTCGGCGACCAGGGCTCGGGCAAGACCACCGCCCTGCGGCTGATGCTGGAACTCGAACCGGGCAAGGGCGTCACCTACTTCCGCGGACGCCCGCTGCACCGCATCCCGCATCCGAGCCGCGAGGTCGGGGTGCTGCTCGGCGACATCCCCGGCAACCCCGCACGGACGGTCCGCGGCCAGCTGCGGATGCTGTGCGCGGCCGCCGGGGTGCCCGCCTCCCGGGCCGACGCCGTGCTGGAGGTCGTCGGCATCGCGGGGCTCCGTGACGAACGCCTCGGCTCCCTCTCCCTCGGCCTGGACCGCCGCGTGGCCCTGGCCGCCGCCCTGCTCGCCGACCCCTGCACCCTGCTCCTCGACGAGCCCTGCGCCGGGCTCTCCCCCCGCGACCGCGGCTGGATGCACACCCTCCTGCGCGGGCACGCCGCCCTCGGCGGGGCGGTCCTGTTCACCACCGGCGACGCGAAGGAGGCCGCCCGCAGCGCGGACCGCGTCGTGAGCATCGACCGCGGCCGGCTCGTCGCCGACCAGGACGCCCCCGAATTCGCCCGGACCCGGCTGCGGCCCCGGGTCGCCGTGCGCACCCCCCACGCCGCCCGCCTGGCCGACGTCCTGAACCGCGAGGCCCGCGCCGGTCAGCGCCCGGTGGAGATCGTCGAGGAGGCCGGCAACCGCCTGGCCGTCTACGGCAGCAGCTGCGCGGAGGTCGGCGAGGCGGCGTTCCGCCACGGCGTGCTCGTCCACCAGATCGCCGACGAGACCGGCGACACACGCGAGCCCGCGGCCGCCGTCCCGGCCGCCCGCACCGGATCCGACGGCGGCGACGCGGCCGCCGCCCCTGCCGCCCAGGCGCCCGGCCCGGCCACCGGCGCTGCCGGAGCCGCCGGCGCCGGCCGCCCCGCTCCGGCAGCGGCGGGCTCCTGGCCGGGAGCCGACGGCCGGCCCGCCTCCGCGGTGCGGCGCGTCGGCGGCCCGCTGCGCCCCCTGCGCTACGAGCTGCTGCGCGTCTTCGGCACCGCCGCGCCCGCCCTGACCGCCGCCACCGCCGTGTGCGTCTCCGCGGTCCTCGCCGTGCTCCTGGCCCGCACCGGCCACAGCTCCCAGCACCGGGTACTCGCCGGCTGGCCGGAGCTGCTGCCGCTGCCGCCCGCCGCACTCGGCGCCGGCCTGCTCGGAGCCCTGGCCTTCGGCGAGGAGTACCGCTACCCGGCGCTCGCCGCGGACCGCGGCACCGTGCCGCGCCGGCTCGGACTGCTCGCCGCCAAGCTCGGCGTCGGCGCCGCGCTCGCCCTGGGCCTCGGCGCCCTGGCCGTGGCCGCCGACGCCGCCGCCGTGCACCTCGTCTTCGGCGGCGGCCCGCTGCGCACCCCGGAGCACTGGGCCGTTCCCGCAGCCAGCTGGGCCGGCCTCCTCGTCGGCTGCACCTGGGCCGGGGTCCTGGCCTCCGGGGTCTTCCGGTCGGCGACCGCCGGCATGGCCGCGGTGCTCGCCGTCCCGGTCGGCGTGGTGCCGCTGCTGCGCGAGGTGCTGCACGGCCCGTCCGCGTACCCGGTCGCAGGCCTGGCGGCCCGGCTGCGCTCCCTGGCACTGGCCCAGTGGCCCCCGGAGGCGGACCGCATGGTCACCGGAGTCCTCCGCGTGATCGCCCAACCCGTCGGCGCGGCACTGGCGTTGTCGCTGATGGTCCTGTTGTGCGCCTATGGGTTCACCGGACTGCGCAGCCGTGTCCGATGGTGA
- a CDS encoding NUDIX hydrolase: MPPYDPSAYPPFAVTVDLVVLTVRRHALCALVVRRGEQPFQGRWALPGGFVRGDEDLGAAAARELAEETGLCAHDPAEPGAGNGAHLEQLATYGDPKRDPRMRVVSVAHLVLAPDLPAPRAGGDANSARWAPVDELLAAEGEPGAGLAFDHATILADGVERARSKIEYSSLATAFCPPEFTVGELRRVYEAVWGVALDPRNFHRKVTGTPGFLVPAGGTTTRQGGRPAQLFRAGGATLLNPPMLRPEA, encoded by the coding sequence ATGCCTCCCTACGACCCGTCGGCCTATCCGCCGTTCGCCGTCACCGTCGACCTGGTCGTCCTCACCGTGCGACGCCACGCCCTCTGCGCGCTGGTCGTCCGGCGCGGCGAGCAGCCGTTCCAGGGGCGCTGGGCCCTGCCCGGCGGCTTCGTGCGCGGAGACGAGGACCTGGGTGCCGCGGCCGCCCGCGAACTCGCCGAGGAAACCGGCCTGTGCGCGCACGATCCCGCGGAGCCCGGCGCCGGCAACGGTGCGCACCTGGAGCAGCTGGCCACGTACGGGGACCCGAAGCGGGATCCGCGGATGCGCGTGGTCAGCGTGGCCCACCTCGTCCTCGCCCCCGACCTGCCCGCGCCCCGCGCCGGAGGCGACGCCAACAGCGCGCGCTGGGCCCCCGTCGACGAGCTGCTCGCCGCCGAGGGCGAGCCGGGAGCCGGGCTCGCCTTCGACCACGCCACCATTCTCGCGGACGGGGTCGAACGCGCCCGCTCGAAGATCGAGTACTCCTCGCTGGCCACCGCGTTCTGCCCGCCCGAGTTCACCGTGGGCGAGCTGCGCCGGGTCTACGAGGCGGTGTGGGGCGTGGCCCTCGACCCCCGCAACTTCCACCGCAAGGTCACCGGGACCCCGGGCTTCCTGGTGCCCGCCGGGGGGACGACGACCCGTCAGGGCGGTCGGCCGGCACAGCTGTTCCGAGCCGGCGGCGCCACCCTGCTCAACCCGCCGATGCTCCGCCCGGAGGCCTGA
- a CDS encoding aldo/keto reductase: MTDIPTRHLGALAVSAQGLGCMGMSHGYGATDDTQSIATLRHALDLGVTLLDTADFYGSGHNEELIGKAVAGRRDEVVLATKFGFANRLGEPTRVRGDAAYVRQACEASLRRLGVDHIDLYYQHRVDPQVPIEETVGAMAELVQAGKVRHLGLSEAGAGTIRRAHAVHPIAALQSEWSLWSRDLEAETAPVCRELGVGFVPYAPLGRGFLTGNYASVDGLADNDVRRGHPRFADGNRQRNLAIVARLEELAAAKGVTAGQLALAWLQHRGEDVVPIPGTRRVRYLEENLAALAVELSPEDLAAIEAVAPPGRFSGTRYDATGLGFVNG; this comes from the coding sequence ATGACCGACATCCCCACCCGGCACTTGGGCGCACTGGCGGTTTCCGCCCAGGGCCTCGGCTGCATGGGCATGAGCCACGGCTACGGCGCCACGGACGACACGCAGTCGATCGCGACACTGCGGCACGCCCTCGACCTCGGAGTGACCCTCCTGGACACGGCCGACTTCTACGGCTCGGGTCACAACGAGGAGTTGATCGGCAAGGCCGTCGCCGGCCGCCGCGACGAGGTCGTCCTGGCGACGAAGTTCGGCTTCGCCAACCGCCTCGGCGAGCCCACCAGAGTCCGCGGCGACGCCGCCTACGTACGGCAGGCGTGCGAGGCGTCGCTGCGCCGGCTCGGGGTCGACCACATCGACCTGTACTACCAGCACCGCGTCGACCCGCAGGTGCCCATCGAGGAGACCGTCGGCGCGATGGCCGAGCTGGTGCAGGCGGGCAAGGTCCGCCACCTCGGGCTGTCCGAGGCCGGCGCCGGGACCATCCGGCGGGCGCACGCCGTGCACCCGATCGCCGCGCTGCAGAGCGAGTGGTCGCTGTGGTCGCGGGACCTGGAGGCGGAGACCGCCCCGGTCTGCCGCGAGCTGGGCGTCGGCTTCGTCCCGTACGCGCCGCTCGGGCGCGGCTTCCTCACCGGCAACTACGCCTCCGTGGACGGGCTGGCCGACAACGACGTCCGGCGCGGCCACCCCCGCTTCGCCGACGGCAACAGGCAGCGCAACCTCGCGATCGTGGCACGGCTGGAGGAACTGGCCGCGGCGAAGGGCGTGACCGCCGGCCAGCTGGCCCTGGCCTGGCTCCAGCACCGCGGCGAGGACGTCGTGCCCATTCCGGGCACGCGGCGGGTGCGCTACCTGGAGGAGAACCTGGCGGCCCTGGCCGTGGAGCTGTCCCCCGAGGACCTCGCCGCGATCGAAGCCGTCGCCCCGCCCGGGCGGTTCTCGGGGACGCGCTACGACGCGACCGGCCTCGGCTTCGTCAACGGCTGA
- a CDS encoding RNA polymerase sigma factor translates to MFVSASTSRTLPPEIAESESVMALIERGKAEGQIAGDDVRRAFEADQIPATQWKNVLRSLNQILEEEGVTLMVSAAESPKRTTRKSVAAKAPAKRAATKTAAAKTTAARTVAAAEPAAEAVDPEPVGAAEHEPGAEPAAKKTAARKTAAKKTAPAKKAAAKKAAAKKTAAKKDSDEAGEEELLEEGPAEVKAEGEEEEDGGEAKGFVISDDEDDAPAQQVAVAGATADPVKDYLKQIGKVPLLNAEQEVELAKRIEAGLFAEDKLATSDKLAPKLKRELEIIAEDGRRAKNHLLEANLRLVVSLAKRYTGRGMLFLDLIQEGNLGLIRAVEKFDYTKGYKFSTYATWWIRQAITRAMADQARTIRIPVHMVEVINKLARVQRQMLQDLGREPTPEELAKELDMTPEKVIEVQKYGREPISLHTPLGEDGDSEFGDLIEDSEAVVPADAVSFTLLQEQLHSVLDTLSEREAGVVSMRFGLTDGQPKTLDEIGKVYGVTRERIRQIESKTMSKLRHPSRSQVLRDYLD, encoded by the coding sequence TTGTTCGTGTCGGCCAGCACATCCCGTACGCTCCCGCCGGAGATCGCCGAATCCGAATCTGTGATGGCGCTCATCGAGCGGGGCAAGGCCGAGGGGCAGATCGCCGGCGATGACGTACGTCGGGCCTTCGAGGCTGACCAGATTCCTGCGACCCAGTGGAAGAATGTTCTGCGCAGCCTCAACCAGATCCTCGAGGAAGAGGGTGTGACGCTGATGGTCAGTGCCGCGGAGTCGCCCAAGCGCACCACCCGCAAGAGCGTCGCAGCGAAAGCCCCGGCCAAGCGGGCGGCCACCAAGACCGCCGCGGCGAAGACGACGGCTGCGCGGACCGTCGCCGCCGCGGAACCGGCGGCCGAAGCGGTCGACCCCGAGCCCGTAGGCGCCGCCGAGCACGAGCCCGGAGCCGAGCCCGCCGCCAAGAAGACGGCCGCCCGCAAGACGGCCGCCAAGAAGACCGCCCCCGCCAAGAAGGCGGCGGCGAAGAAGGCGGCCGCCAAGAAGACCGCCGCGAAGAAGGACTCCGACGAGGCCGGCGAGGAAGAGCTCCTGGAAGAGGGCCCCGCCGAGGTCAAGGCCGAGGGCGAGGAAGAGGAGGACGGCGGCGAGGCCAAGGGCTTCGTCATCTCCGACGACGAGGACGACGCGCCCGCCCAGCAGGTCGCCGTCGCCGGCGCCACCGCCGACCCCGTCAAGGACTACCTCAAGCAGATCGGCAAGGTCCCCCTGCTCAACGCCGAGCAGGAGGTCGAGCTGGCCAAGCGCATCGAGGCCGGCCTGTTCGCCGAGGACAAGCTCGCCACCTCCGACAAGCTGGCGCCCAAGCTCAAGCGCGAACTGGAGATCATCGCCGAGGACGGCCGCCGCGCCAAGAACCACCTGCTGGAGGCCAACCTCCGCCTCGTGGTCTCCCTGGCCAAGCGCTACACCGGCCGCGGCATGCTCTTCCTGGACCTGATCCAGGAGGGCAACCTGGGCCTGATCCGCGCGGTCGAGAAGTTCGACTACACCAAGGGCTACAAGTTCTCCACGTACGCCACCTGGTGGATCCGCCAGGCGATCACCCGCGCCATGGCCGACCAGGCGCGCACGATCCGCATCCCCGTGCACATGGTCGAGGTCATCAACAAGCTCGCCCGTGTACAGCGCCAGATGCTCCAGGACCTGGGCCGCGAGCCCACCCCGGAGGAGCTGGCCAAGGAACTCGACATGACCCCCGAGAAGGTCATCGAGGTCCAGAAGTACGGCCGCGAGCCGATCTCCCTGCACACCCCGCTCGGCGAGGACGGCGACAGCGAGTTCGGCGACCTCATCGAGGACTCCGAGGCGGTCGTCCCGGCCGACGCCGTGAGCTTCACGCTCCTGCAGGAGCAGCTCCACTCCGTCCTGGACACCCTGAGCGAGCGCGAGGCGGGTGTCGTGTCCATGCGCTTCGGCCTGACCGACGGCCAGCCCAAGACGCTGGACGAGATCGGCAAGGTCTACGGCGTGACGCGCGAGCGCATCCGCCAGATCGAGTCCAAGACCATGTCCAAGCTCCGCCACCCCTCCCGGTCCCAGGTCCTGCGCGACTACCTGGACTAG
- a CDS encoding FadR/GntR family transcriptional regulator: protein MSTLAHTMMTAARHADSGLVGPGELDRYPYAETPGADRVATPHWEGADVELGRVGRRAAGSRGRGLHGQLVQQLGQMIVSGDLGADRPLVPEEIGQRFEVSRTVVRESLRVLEAKGLVSARPNVGTRVRPVADWNLLDPDIIEWRAFGPQRDDQRRELNELRWTIEPLAARLAAGHGRPDVQQRLADMVEIMGHALGQGDAITFARADNEFHALLIQVAGNRMLEHLSGIVSAALQVSGSATTTCDRPSEACVAHHARIVEALAAGDAAGAEGAMRQLLTVHPEVERVVPAPREH, encoded by the coding sequence GTGAGTACCCTTGCGCACACCATGATGACCGCCGCCCGCCATGCCGACTCCGGCCTCGTCGGCCCGGGCGAACTCGACCGCTACCCGTATGCGGAAACCCCCGGGGCCGACCGCGTCGCCACACCGCACTGGGAGGGCGCCGACGTCGAGTTGGGCCGTGTCGGCCGACGCGCCGCGGGCAGCCGCGGCCGCGGCCTGCACGGCCAACTCGTCCAGCAGCTCGGCCAGATGATCGTCTCCGGCGACCTCGGGGCCGACCGCCCCCTCGTCCCCGAGGAGATCGGCCAGCGCTTCGAGGTCTCCCGCACGGTGGTCCGCGAATCGCTGCGCGTGCTGGAGGCCAAGGGCCTCGTCAGCGCCCGCCCCAACGTCGGCACCCGGGTCCGGCCGGTCGCCGACTGGAACCTCCTCGACCCCGACATCATCGAGTGGAGGGCCTTCGGCCCCCAGCGCGACGACCAGCGCCGCGAGCTCAACGAGCTCCGCTGGACCATCGAGCCGCTCGCCGCCCGCCTCGCCGCCGGCCACGGCCGCCCCGACGTCCAGCAGCGCCTGGCCGACATGGTCGAGATCATGGGGCACGCCCTCGGCCAGGGCGACGCGATCACCTTCGCGCGCGCCGACAACGAGTTCCACGCGCTCCTCATCCAGGTCGCAGGCAACCGCATGCTGGAGCACCTCTCCGGCATCGTCTCCGCCGCACTCCAGGTCTCCGGCAGCGCGACGACCACCTGCGACCGCCCGAGCGAGGCGTGCGTCGCCCACCACGCACGGATCGTCGAGGCGCTCGCCGCGGGGGACGCCGCGGGAGCCGAGGGCGCCATGCGCCAGCTGCTGACCGTCCACCCCGAGGTCGAGCGCGTGGTGCCCGCCCCGCGAGAGCACTGA
- a CDS encoding glycogen debranching N-terminal domain-containing protein has translation MAHPAPPAPRPELPPVHGAVICVSAPCLVISPEHGQLTGHGMDGIYHSGRRLLSRCVLRVAGRDPVAVQGRSTGADRAAFTATVRTGAEAGPDPDIGVERVRHADGTERIVLRSFNARPLRLPVEVLLGTDLADLAAVAAGRAGPELPAGVHAAGLRWSTGDAQAVTTADPAPDDALASAGLLRWQLELQPGESRTIELRTTRSRTSRAPAGQVANPLADARAECDDPRAEAWFRTSVADLGALLLRDREEPADAFAAAGAPWRIGLAPAEALWAARMALPLGTGLAAATLRTLARTQTGGRGPDAGKIPGPLRGAGPQLPPGCTGTEATLAFPAVLAEARRWGLPEPEAEPLLPAAERCLDWLRSALGGDGFLADPDPGPRRCETQAHAHRAALLGADLLDAYGRPGGPEWREWAAALRARFRQRFWIDGPDGGRPAAALHPDGRPLPRLTGAAAHLLDAGLLGGGRLAPGLLDPVRAEQLARLLGAPAMDCGWGLRSMAVREPGHNPFGHRSGAVRPHESAVAVAGLAQSGFEKEAAALLRGLLDAAEGFGYRLPEMYAAEQRTAGSAPLPHPAACRPAAVAAAAGIHALAAAAGIRPDAPAGTVAVSPLPGAPLGALRLSGLRVAGEPFALRVSRLGLGMVEEAADALQLGG, from the coding sequence ATGGCCCACCCCGCACCGCCCGCCCCCCGGCCCGAACTGCCGCCCGTGCACGGCGCCGTCATCTGCGTCTCGGCGCCCTGCCTGGTGATCTCGCCCGAACACGGCCAGCTGACCGGGCACGGCATGGACGGGATCTACCACTCGGGGCGGCGGCTGCTCTCCCGCTGCGTGCTGCGGGTCGCAGGCCGCGACCCGGTTGCCGTCCAGGGCCGCAGCACCGGAGCGGACCGGGCCGCGTTCACCGCGACCGTCCGCACCGGGGCCGAGGCCGGCCCCGACCCGGACATCGGCGTCGAGCGGGTGCGGCACGCCGACGGCACGGAGCGGATCGTCCTGCGCAGCTTCAACGCCCGGCCCCTGCGCCTGCCCGTCGAGGTGCTCCTCGGCACCGACCTCGCCGACCTCGCCGCCGTCGCAGCCGGCCGGGCCGGGCCCGAACTGCCTGCCGGGGTGCATGCCGCCGGCCTGCGCTGGAGCACGGGCGACGCCCAGGCCGTCACCACCGCCGACCCCGCCCCCGACGACGCGCTCGCCAGCGCAGGGCTGCTGCGCTGGCAGCTCGAACTGCAGCCGGGGGAATCCCGCACCATCGAACTGCGCACCACCCGGTCCCGCACGTCCCGGGCCCCCGCCGGGCAGGTCGCCAACCCCCTGGCCGACGCCAGGGCCGAGTGCGACGACCCGCGCGCCGAGGCCTGGTTCCGGACCAGCGTCGCCGACCTCGGCGCCCTCCTCCTGCGGGACCGGGAGGAGCCGGCCGACGCCTTCGCGGCCGCCGGTGCGCCCTGGCGGATCGGCCTCGCCCCCGCGGAAGCCCTCTGGGCGGCGAGGATGGCGCTGCCCCTCGGCACCGGGCTGGCCGCGGCCACCCTGCGCACCCTCGCCCGCACCCAGACCGGCGGCCGCGGGCCGGACGCGGGGAAGATCCCCGGACCGCTGCGGGGCGCAGGACCGCAGCTGCCGCCCGGCTGCACCGGCACCGAGGCCACCCTCGCCTTCCCCGCCGTCCTCGCCGAGGCCCGGCGCTGGGGACTGCCCGAACCGGAGGCCGAACCGCTGCTCCCCGCGGCCGAGCGGTGCCTGGACTGGCTGCGCTCGGCCCTCGGCGGCGACGGCTTCCTCGCCGACCCGGACCCCGGGCCGCGCCGCTGCGAGACCCAGGCCCATGCCCACCGGGCCGCCCTGCTGGGGGCCGACCTGCTCGACGCGTACGGCCGGCCCGGCGGACCGGAGTGGCGGGAGTGGGCGGCCGCCCTGCGGGCGCGCTTCCGGCAGCGGTTCTGGATCGACGGCCCGGACGGCGGCCGGCCGGCCGCGGCCCTCCACCCGGACGGCAGGCCGCTGCCCCGGCTGACCGGCGCCGCCGCCCACCTCCTGGACGCCGGCCTGCTCGGCGGGGGCCGGCTCGCCCCCGGCCTGCTCGACCCGGTCCGCGCCGAGCAGCTCGCCCGGCTGCTCGGCGCCCCCGCCATGGACTGCGGGTGGGGGCTGCGGAGCATGGCCGTACGGGAGCCCGGGCACAACCCGTTCGGCCACCGCTCCGGCGCGGTACGCCCCCACGAGAGCGCCGTGGCCGTCGCCGGGCTTGCCCAGTCCGGCTTCGAGAAGGAGGCCGCCGCCCTCCTGAGGGGCCTGCTCGACGCGGCGGAGGGCTTCGGCTACCGGCTGCCCGAGATGTACGCCGCCGAGCAGCGCACGGCGGGCAGCGCCCCCCTCCCGCACCCCGCGGCCTGCCGCCCCGCCGCGGTGGCCGCGGCCGCCGGCATCCACGCCCTTGCGGCAGCCGCCGGGATCCGCCCGGACGCCCCGGCCGGCACCGTCGCCGTCTCCCCCCTGCCCGGCGCGCCGCTCGGCGCGCTGCGCCTGTCCGGCCTGCGGGTCGCGGGCGAACCCTTCGCCCTCCGCGTCAGCCGCCTCGGCCTCGGCATGGTGGAGGAGGCGGCGGATGCACTCCAACTCGGCGGATAA
- a CDS encoding acyl-CoA dehydrogenase family protein, translating to MHTQTGRGTGLVARSAGLAALARRHAPDAEEQRRLAPDVVEGMLRTGFARHFVPAAFGGTEGTFEEFNAAVATVAEGCAATAWCASVASSLARMAACLPREAHAAIWGEGPDAFVVGSLSPAGRAVPVPGGWSVSGSWAYISGVDHSDWAVLCAVVPGGGSTPPGPPPARLFALPRTDYTVKDTWTGSGMRGTGSNTLIAEEVFVPESRSAERQRLFDGLPLASDADCHTVPVQAVNGLSCAPIALGAAREALRLWTGDTVQRLERGAGRPGVPGPSRNTYEAVLTRSAGEIDAAALLLERAARLADGGARITAEETSRNVRDYAMATELLVNAVNRMFATAGTSGQTSDSPLQRIWRDVNSIATHIALAFDPAAAQYASHAFPR from the coding sequence ATGCACACTCAGACTGGCCGGGGGACCGGACTGGTGGCCCGTTCGGCAGGACTGGCCGCCCTGGCCCGCCGCCACGCCCCCGACGCCGAGGAGCAGCGCCGCCTGGCGCCCGACGTCGTGGAGGGCATGCTGCGGACGGGATTCGCCCGGCACTTCGTCCCCGCCGCGTTCGGCGGGACGGAGGGGACCTTCGAGGAGTTCAACGCCGCCGTGGCCACCGTCGCCGAAGGCTGTGCGGCCACCGCATGGTGCGCGTCGGTCGCGTCGAGCCTGGCGCGGATGGCTGCCTGCCTGCCGCGGGAGGCGCACGCCGCGATATGGGGCGAGGGGCCCGACGCGTTCGTGGTCGGCTCGCTCTCCCCCGCCGGCAGGGCCGTTCCGGTACCGGGCGGCTGGAGCGTGTCCGGCTCCTGGGCGTACATCAGCGGCGTCGACCACTCCGACTGGGCCGTGCTCTGCGCCGTCGTACCGGGCGGCGGGAGCACCCCGCCGGGGCCGCCGCCGGCGCGGCTGTTCGCCCTGCCCCGTACCGACTACACGGTCAAGGACACCTGGACCGGCTCCGGCATGCGCGGCACGGGCAGCAACACCCTGATCGCAGAGGAGGTGTTCGTACCCGAGTCGCGGAGCGCCGAGCGGCAGCGCCTCTTCGACGGACTGCCCCTCGCCTCGGACGCGGACTGCCACACCGTCCCCGTCCAGGCTGTCAACGGGCTCTCCTGCGCGCCGATCGCCCTCGGCGCCGCGCGCGAGGCGCTGCGGCTGTGGACCGGCGACACGGTGCAGCGGCTGGAGCGCGGCGCCGGCCGGCCGGGCGTGCCGGGGCCCTCCAGGAACACGTACGAAGCGGTCCTGACCCGCAGCGCCGGCGAGATCGACGCTGCCGCGCTGCTGCTGGAGCGGGCCGCGCGCCTCGCCGACGGCGGCGCGCGCATCACGGCCGAGGAGACCTCCCGCAACGTCCGCGACTACGCCATGGCCACCGAGCTGCTGGTGAACGCGGTGAACCGGATGTTCGCCACCGCAGGCACCTCCGGCCAGACCTCCGACAGCCCGCTCCAGCGGATCTGGCGCGACGTCAACTCGATCGCCACGCACATAGCCCTGGCCTTCGACCCTGCCGCGGCACAGTACGCGTCCCACGCGTTCCCCCGCTGA